A genomic segment from Stappia indica encodes:
- a CDS encoding HD-GYP domain-containing protein — protein MIDVIILLDQDNAEPAFANALALAFKVARIPLATANADQLADARVVILHSSLRRQSEVSLLASILPEERRKSDTIYVAPCSGRAGLVQAEALGIERIIPSFRPPGDIRTAVQSILNRDLAIHLAGRSPQVAKAIENGDVLYRQIGAAMRADRPLPPEILDATTRAISEATRREGLGGWLDAVKLHHSGTCRHMLSVAGNGSAFGQFLGLHDTDIAMITETCLLHDVGKLFIPITVLEKDGPLSDGEKRLINTHPARGAFALQRGGRSAVEVIQAVRDHHEFLDGSGYPNGIGGSSIGPLTRIVTIADIYSALTEERSYKAAMSPRQALAIMSEMKSKLDARLFTAFRSMVLAPVFTTKRGEQGEGDGVMMPCLKSGRHPLDRANREDAA, from the coding sequence ATGATCGACGTCATCATTCTCCTGGACCAGGACAACGCAGAGCCGGCATTCGCCAATGCATTGGCGCTCGCCTTCAAGGTTGCGCGTATCCCGCTTGCCACCGCGAATGCCGATCAGCTCGCGGACGCCCGCGTCGTGATCCTCCACAGTTCTCTGCGACGCCAGAGCGAGGTGTCTTTGCTTGCCTCGATCCTCCCCGAGGAGCGTCGCAAGAGCGACACGATCTACGTTGCTCCGTGCAGCGGCCGGGCAGGGCTGGTCCAGGCAGAGGCGCTCGGGATCGAGAGGATCATTCCGAGTTTTCGGCCGCCGGGCGATATCCGCACGGCAGTGCAGTCCATTCTCAACAGAGACCTGGCGATCCACCTCGCGGGGCGCTCTCCCCAGGTGGCCAAGGCGATCGAGAACGGCGACGTGCTGTATCGCCAGATCGGCGCCGCCATGCGTGCCGACCGGCCGTTGCCGCCCGAGATCCTCGACGCGACCACCCGGGCGATCAGCGAGGCGACGCGCCGGGAGGGGCTCGGCGGTTGGCTCGACGCGGTGAAGCTGCATCACAGCGGCACCTGTCGTCACATGCTGAGCGTTGCGGGCAATGGAAGTGCCTTCGGCCAGTTCCTGGGGCTGCATGACACGGATATCGCGATGATCACCGAGACGTGCCTGTTGCACGATGTCGGGAAGCTGTTCATCCCGATCACCGTCCTGGAAAAGGACGGCCCGCTCAGCGATGGGGAAAAGCGGCTGATCAACACTCACCCGGCCCGCGGGGCCTTTGCGCTTCAGCGTGGCGGCCGCAGCGCGGTCGAGGTCATCCAGGCGGTGCGCGACCATCACGAGTTTCTCGACGGCAGCGGATATCCCAACGGCATCGGCGGCAGCTCGATCGGACCGCTGACCCGCATCGTCACCATTGCCGATATCTACAGCGCACTGACCGAGGAACGATCCTACAAGGCGGCGATGTCGCCGCGTCAGGCCTTGGCGATTATGAGCGAGATGAAGAGCAAGCTGGATGCCCGTCTGTTCACCGCGTTCCGCTCCATGGTGCTGGCGCCGGTGTTCACGACCAAGCGCGGCGAGCAGGGCGAGGGTGACGGCGTCATGATGCCTTGCCTCAAGAGCGGTAGGCACCCGCTCGACCGGGCGAACCGGGAAGACGCAGCCTGA
- a CDS encoding flagellar protein FlaG, which produces MEATPIRTASYTLVPTAPRPSEASASPAARTDVPPEKAVQPPNETAASRPAAENSFAKAEANIKREEFRDKVTDSIVFRAVDLTTGEVVQQIPEESILRLRRAFAETTQKNMTGLSFSRSL; this is translated from the coding sequence ATGGAAGCGACACCTATCAGGACTGCGTCCTATACGCTCGTGCCGACGGCGCCGAGACCTTCGGAGGCCAGCGCATCCCCGGCCGCGCGAACGGACGTACCTCCCGAGAAGGCGGTGCAGCCGCCGAACGAGACAGCGGCAAGCCGCCCGGCGGCCGAGAACAGCTTCGCCAAGGCCGAGGCCAACATCAAGCGCGAGGAATTTCGCGACAAGGTCACCGATTCCATCGTCTTCCGGGCGGTCGACCTGACCACCGGCGAGGTGGTGCAGCAGATCCCGGAGGAATCGATCCTGCGGCTGCGCCGGGCATTCGCCGAGACGACCCAGAAGAACATGACCGGCCTCTCCTTCAGCCGCAGCCTTTGA
- a CDS encoding flagellar basal body P-ring protein FlgI, with product MTLPGLLSRLSGLLQILCLAWTLALVMMLATPASAASRIKDIADFEGIRDNQLIGYGLVVGLQGTGDSLRNAPFTRQSLEAMLERLGVNTRGFNLNTQNVAAVMVTANLPAFSTQGTRIDVSVSALGDADSLQGGTLLVTPLLGADGEVYAIAQGPLAIGGFSAQGDAASVVRGVPTSGRIANGALVEREIDFKLASMTSLRLALRNPDLTTARRMALAVNELIGLPTAEPLDPATVRIDLPRQFNGNIVDLLTDIEQLIIEPDLPARIVIDENSGIIVMGQNVKVSTVAIAQGNLTVTVAESPEVVQPLPFANGQTAFEPRTDILVDDQSDNKLAVVRESVTLQQLVDGLNALGIGPRDMISILQAIKAAGALQAEIEVM from the coding sequence ATGACCCTGCCCGGCCTCCTTTCACGCCTCTCCGGCCTCCTGCAGATCCTCTGCCTGGCCTGGACGCTCGCCCTTGTGATGATGCTGGCAACCCCGGCAAGCGCCGCTTCGCGGATCAAGGACATCGCGGATTTCGAAGGCATTCGCGACAACCAGCTGATCGGCTACGGCCTCGTGGTCGGCCTGCAGGGCACCGGCGACAGCCTGCGCAATGCACCGTTCACCCGGCAGAGCCTGGAGGCCATGCTCGAGCGCCTCGGCGTCAACACCCGCGGCTTCAACCTGAACACCCAGAACGTGGCGGCCGTCATGGTCACCGCGAACCTGCCGGCATTTTCTACCCAGGGCACCCGGATCGACGTTTCGGTCAGCGCCCTTGGCGATGCCGACAGCCTGCAGGGCGGCACGCTGCTGGTGACGCCGCTGCTCGGCGCCGACGGCGAGGTCTATGCCATCGCGCAGGGCCCGCTCGCCATCGGTGGCTTCTCGGCACAGGGCGACGCGGCCTCGGTCGTGCGCGGCGTGCCGACTTCCGGCCGGATCGCCAACGGCGCCCTCGTGGAGCGCGAGATCGACTTCAAGCTGGCCTCGATGACCAGCCTGCGCCTTGCCCTGCGCAACCCAGACCTCACCACCGCCCGCCGCATGGCCCTGGCGGTCAACGAGCTGATCGGCCTGCCCACCGCCGAGCCGCTGGACCCGGCGACCGTTCGCATCGACCTGCCGCGCCAGTTCAACGGCAACATCGTCGACCTTTTGACCGACATCGAGCAGCTGATCATCGAGCCCGACCTGCCGGCCCGCATCGTCATCGACGAAAATTCCGGCATCATCGTCATGGGCCAGAACGTCAAGGTCTCCACCGTTGCGATCGCGCAAGGAAACCTGACGGTCACCGTCGCGGAAAGCCCGGAAGTCGTGCAACCGCTGCCCTTCGCGAACGGCCAGACAGCATTCGAGCCGCGCACCGACATCCTTGTCGACGACCAGAGCGACAACAAGCTGGCGGTCGTGCGGGAGTCTGTGACGCTGCAGCAGCTGGTCGACGGCCTCAACGCCCTCGGCATCGGTCCCCGCGACATGATCTCGATCCTGCAGGCGATCAAGGCCGCCGGCGCGCTCCAGGCCGAAATCGAGGTGATGTGA
- the fliM gene encoding flagellar motor switch protein FliM, with protein sequence MADDDDLGNLDEAWGEALAEQMDGDGEEEDLAAAWGAALEEQGVAGGDDMAAQWAAMIDDSEPELENATRGADRILNQEEIDNLLGFNIEDTIAADQSGIRALINSAMVSYERLPMLEIVFDRLVRLTTTSLRNFTSDNVEVSLDSISSVRFGDYLNSIPLPAILGVFKAEEWDGFGLCTVESSLIYSIIDVLLGGGRGMSAVRVEGRPYTTIESNLVRRMIEIIMHDMEQAFSPLSPVHFNLERLETNPRFAAISRPANAAILVELRIDMEDRGGKIEIMMPYATLEPIRDLLLQMFMGEKFGRDQIWEGHLATEIYAAEVDVDAVLYETHIPLGRVLDLKVGETLLFDISPSDPVSIKCGGIPLTQGTMGKDEDSIAIRVDRGLQKPKMTLAAFERAMQKEMDPT encoded by the coding sequence ATGGCTGACGACGACGATCTCGGCAATCTCGACGAGGCATGGGGCGAGGCCCTGGCCGAGCAGATGGACGGCGACGGCGAGGAAGAAGACCTTGCCGCGGCCTGGGGTGCTGCGCTCGAGGAGCAGGGCGTCGCCGGCGGCGACGATATGGCGGCCCAATGGGCGGCGATGATCGACGACAGCGAGCCGGAGCTTGAAAACGCCACTCGCGGTGCCGACCGAATCCTCAACCAGGAAGAGATCGACAACCTCCTCGGCTTCAACATCGAGGATACGATCGCGGCCGACCAGAGCGGCATCCGCGCGCTCATCAACTCGGCGATGGTCTCCTACGAGCGTCTGCCGATGCTCGAGATCGTCTTCGACCGCCTGGTGCGGCTGACGACCACGTCGTTGCGCAACTTCACGTCCGACAACGTCGAGGTGTCGCTCGACAGTATTTCCTCGGTCCGTTTCGGCGATTATCTGAACTCGATTCCGCTGCCGGCCATTCTCGGCGTCTTCAAGGCCGAGGAATGGGACGGCTTCGGCCTGTGCACCGTCGAATCGAGCCTGATCTACTCGATCATCGACGTGCTGCTCGGCGGCGGGCGCGGCATGTCGGCCGTGCGCGTCGAGGGGCGTCCCTACACGACCATCGAAAGCAATCTCGTGCGGCGGATGATCGAGATCATCATGCACGACATGGAGCAGGCCTTCTCGCCGCTCTCGCCCGTCCATTTCAACCTGGAGCGCCTGGAGACCAATCCGCGCTTCGCCGCGATCTCGCGCCCGGCCAATGCGGCCATCCTCGTCGAACTGCGCATCGACATGGAGGACCGGGGCGGCAAGATCGAAATCATGATGCCCTATGCGACCCTGGAGCCGATCCGCGATCTGCTCCTGCAGATGTTCATGGGCGAGAAGTTCGGCCGCGATCAGATCTGGGAAGGCCACCTGGCCACCGAGATCTATGCGGCGGAAGTGGATGTCGATGCCGTCCTCTACGAGACGCACATTCCGCTCGGGCGGGTGCTCGATCTCAAGGTGGGCGAGACGTTGCTCTTCGATATTTCCCCGAGCGACCCCGTGTCGATCAAGTGCGGCGGCATCCCGCTGACGCAAGGGACGATGGGCAAGGACGAGGATTCCATAGCGATCCGCGTCGACCGCGGGCTGCAGAAGCCCAAGATGACCTTGGCCGCTTTCGAGCGTGCCATGCAGAAGGAAATGGACCCAACATGA
- the flgH gene encoding flagellar basal body L-ring protein FlgH, whose translation MAPRMTFVKPALAVSLALATAACGTADKLSQVGQPPALSAIQDPTTTAGYRPVQMPMPMPQSDHYNSNSLWRSGARAFFKDQRAARVGDILTVLVTISDKAEFDNKTQRSRTGSSSSGTGGAVGAAINTFLLPGGTSADNLASAEGASTFQGSGKVDREEKLQTRVAAVVTQTLPNGNMVIEGRQEVRVNFEVRELIVAGVVRPEDIAANNTIESEKIAEARIGYGGRGQITDVQQPRYGAQVLDIVLPF comes from the coding sequence ATGGCTCCTCGCATGACCTTCGTGAAGCCCGCGCTGGCCGTTTCGCTGGCGCTCGCCACCGCCGCCTGCGGCACCGCCGACAAGCTGTCCCAGGTGGGGCAGCCCCCTGCCCTGTCGGCGATCCAGGACCCGACCACGACGGCCGGCTACCGCCCTGTGCAGATGCCGATGCCCATGCCCCAGTCGGACCACTACAACTCGAACTCCCTGTGGCGGTCCGGTGCCCGCGCCTTCTTCAAGGACCAGCGCGCTGCACGGGTCGGCGACATCCTCACCGTGCTGGTGACGATCTCCGACAAGGCCGAGTTCGACAACAAGACCCAGCGCAGCCGCACCGGCTCCTCGTCCTCCGGCACCGGCGGCGCCGTGGGCGCTGCGATCAACACGTTCCTGCTGCCCGGCGGCACCAGTGCCGATAACCTCGCCTCCGCCGAAGGCGCGTCCACGTTCCAGGGCAGCGGCAAGGTCGATCGCGAGGAGAAGCTGCAGACGCGCGTTGCCGCTGTCGTCACCCAGACCCTGCCGAACGGCAACATGGTGATCGAGGGCCGCCAGGAAGTGCGCGTCAATTTCGAGGTGCGCGAGTTGATCGTCGCCGGTGTGGTGCGACCCGAAGACATCGCCGCCAACAACACGATCGAAAGCGAGAAGATCGCGGAAGCTCGTATCGGCTATGGCGGCCGCGGCCAGATCACCGACGTCCAGCAGCCGCGCTACGGCGCCCAGGTGCTCGATATCGTCCTGCCGTTCTGA
- a CDS encoding flagellar assembly protein FliX has product MRISGYAPLSGVGGRNQKKRTDGSGSSFDLGGTGRSESASSAGGAGGIAGIDALLALQEVDDPLTGRRKATARGHDLLDTLEGMKADLLAGRVSPERLNRLAMMLERRADSGNPALEKVIDEIELRAKVELAKLGLYGN; this is encoded by the coding sequence ATGAGAATTTCAGGCTACGCGCCCCTGTCCGGGGTCGGCGGACGAAACCAGAAGAAGCGGACCGACGGTTCGGGTTCGAGTTTCGATCTCGGCGGCACGGGACGTTCGGAGAGTGCCTCTTCCGCAGGAGGGGCTGGCGGCATTGCCGGCATCGATGCGCTGCTGGCGCTGCAGGAGGTGGACGACCCGTTGACCGGCCGGCGCAAGGCGACGGCGCGGGGCCACGACTTGCTCGACACGCTGGAGGGAATGAAGGCGGATCTGCTGGCCGGACGGGTTTCGCCGGAGCGGCTCAATCGCCTTGCGATGATGCTGGAGCGACGGGCTGACAGCGGCAATCCTGCGCTGGAGAAGGTGATCGACGAGATCGAGCTTCGCGCTAAAGTGGAGCTGGCAAAGCTGGGACTGTACGGGAATTGA
- a CDS encoding rod-binding protein, whose translation MPGIDTVLAGAQGLYAAKGGALNANPANPAALTRENAEQFEAVFLNTMFQTMFAGLEEGGAWGSDTGSEAWSGMLVEQYANTIAKAGGIGIADSVQRELLALQETAGQ comes from the coding sequence ATGCCCGGCATCGACACCGTCCTCGCCGGCGCCCAGGGCCTCTACGCCGCCAAGGGCGGCGCCCTCAACGCCAACCCGGCAAATCCTGCCGCCCTGACCCGCGAAAACGCCGAGCAGTTCGAGGCCGTGTTCTTGAACACCATGTTCCAGACCATGTTCGCCGGCCTGGAAGAAGGCGGCGCCTGGGGCAGCGACACCGGCTCCGAAGCCTGGAGCGGAATGCTGGTCGAACAATACGCCAACACCATCGCCAAGGCCGGGGGCATCGGCATCGCCGACTCGGTCCAGCGAGAACTTCTTGCCCTTCAGGAGACGGCCGGACAATGA
- the flgA gene encoding flagellar basal body P-ring formation chaperone FlgA translates to MFAKLLLAAALAAASAVPALAGTLRSEVAVTGPVVTIGDFYPDAGAHAATPLFRAPDAGTRGAVPAHMVAERARDAGYAAAGTDGLRQVVVERLAVTVGENEVTEAVRHALLARESDLDAEALDVTLTGFRGPLLADAGGTEPVSVSDLAWDRYSGRLSTTLRIRTVEGTTTVRLTGVAREMVNVYVAARPIERGTIIAASDLEPQRVPGNRLTARQITDPAQVVGQSARQALQVGRPLRAADFEPPVLVRRGAKVTLVYRTAGMTLTTVGQAMSNGAAGDMIDVLNLQSRRTVTGIVRGRDQIEVGFARQRLAQLQETN, encoded by the coding sequence ATGTTCGCCAAACTCCTCCTTGCCGCCGCGCTGGCTGCCGCCTCTGCCGTTCCGGCACTGGCGGGCACGCTGCGGTCCGAAGTGGCAGTGACCGGCCCGGTCGTCACCATCGGCGATTTTTATCCCGATGCCGGCGCCCATGCCGCAACCCCGCTGTTCCGCGCCCCCGATGCCGGCACCCGCGGCGCTGTGCCGGCCCACATGGTGGCCGAGCGGGCCCGCGACGCCGGCTATGCGGCGGCCGGCACCGACGGTCTGCGTCAGGTCGTCGTCGAGCGCCTCGCCGTGACCGTCGGCGAGAACGAGGTGACCGAGGCCGTGCGCCATGCACTGCTCGCCCGCGAAAGCGATCTCGACGCCGAGGCGCTGGACGTCACGCTGACGGGATTCCGCGGCCCGCTGCTCGCCGATGCCGGCGGCACCGAGCCGGTCAGCGTCTCCGACCTTGCCTGGGACCGCTATTCCGGCCGCCTGTCCACGACGCTGCGCATCCGCACAGTCGAGGGCACCACCACGGTGCGCCTGACCGGCGTCGCCCGCGAGATGGTGAACGTGTACGTGGCCGCGCGACCCATCGAGCGCGGCACCATCATCGCCGCCTCCGACCTCGAGCCGCAGCGCGTTCCCGGCAACCGCCTGACGGCCCGCCAGATCACCGACCCGGCACAGGTCGTCGGCCAGTCCGCGCGCCAGGCCCTCCAGGTCGGCCGGCCGCTGCGTGCCGCCGATTTCGAGCCGCCGGTGCTGGTGCGCCGCGGTGCCAAGGTCACCCTGGTCTATCGGACGGCCGGCATGACGCTGACCACCGTCGGCCAGGCCATGTCCAACGGCGCCGCCGGCGACATGATCGACGTCCTCAACCTCCAGTCCCGCCGTACCGTCACGGGGATCGTCCGTGGCCGCGACCAGATCGAGGTCGGTTTCGCACGGCAGCGCCTCGCCCAGCTCCAGGAGACGAACTGA
- the flgG gene encoding flagellar basal-body rod protein FlgG: MKALHIAATGMRAQELNVEVISNNVANMRTTGYKRQRADFQDLLYQNLRRMGTNSSANGTIVPTGVQIGSGVKTASTARIMSQGNLAPTNKELDVAIRGEGFFQIQMPDGGTAYTRDGSFERDPNGQLVTIDGYSVLPGIVIPEDARDITISNDGQVQVLDANNAVQVLGQIQIARFINKSGLEAIGDNLFLETESSGAAIVGNPGEASFGDLMQKHLEMANVEAVSEISDLIAAQRAYEMNSRIIKAADEMSATTSNLR, translated from the coding sequence ATGAAGGCACTTCATATCGCCGCCACCGGCATGCGCGCCCAGGAGCTGAACGTCGAGGTCATCTCGAACAACGTCGCCAACATGCGCACCACCGGCTACAAGCGCCAGCGCGCCGACTTCCAGGATCTGCTCTACCAGAACCTGCGCCGCATGGGCACGAACTCCTCCGCAAACGGCACGATCGTGCCGACCGGCGTGCAGATCGGCTCGGGCGTCAAGACGGCCTCCACCGCCCGCATCATGAGCCAGGGCAACCTGGCCCCGACCAACAAGGAACTGGATGTCGCGATCCGCGGCGAAGGCTTCTTCCAGATCCAGATGCCGGACGGCGGCACCGCCTACACCCGCGACGGATCCTTCGAACGCGACCCCAACGGCCAGCTCGTCACCATCGACGGCTATTCCGTGCTGCCGGGCATCGTCATTCCCGAAGACGCCCGCGACATCACCATCTCGAACGATGGCCAGGTGCAGGTGCTGGACGCCAACAATGCCGTGCAGGTGCTCGGCCAGATCCAGATTGCCCGCTTCATCAACAAGTCGGGCCTGGAAGCCATCGGCGACAACCTGTTCCTGGAAACGGAATCCAGCGGCGCGGCCATCGTCGGCAATCCCGGCGAGGCCAGTTTCGGCGACCTGATGCAGAAGCATCTCGAAATGGCGAACGTGGAAGCGGTCAGCGAGATCTCCGATCTCATCGCCGCCCAGCGCGCCTACGAGATGAACTCGCGCATCATCAAGGCGGCCGACGAGATGTCCGCCACCACCTCGAACCTGCGCTGA
- the dksA gene encoding RNA polymerase-binding protein DksA, which yields MTVELDAEYRPSEDETFMNERQREYFRNKLLRWKEELLKESRETLANLQEESQNHPDIADRASSETDRSIELRARDRQRKLIAKIDAALERIADGSYGYCIETGEPISIKRLEARPIATLSLEAQEAHERREKVYRDD from the coding sequence ATGACGGTTGAGCTGGATGCCGAGTATCGTCCCAGCGAGGACGAGACTTTCATGAACGAGCGTCAGCGCGAGTATTTCCGGAACAAGCTTTTGCGGTGGAAGGAAGAGCTCCTAAAGGAAAGCCGCGAAACGCTCGCAAACCTCCAGGAGGAAAGCCAGAATCACCCCGATATTGCCGACCGGGCGTCTTCCGAAACGGATCGTTCGATCGAGCTCAGGGCCCGCGACCGTCAGCGCAAGTTGATCGCAAAGATCGACGCAGCGCTGGAGCGTATCGCGGACGGATCTTACGGGTACTGCATCGAAACGGGTGAGCCGATTTCCATCAAGCGGCTGGAAGCCCGCCCGATCGCGACCCTGTCGCTTGAAGCGCAGGAAGCCCATGAGCGCCGTGAAAAAGTTTATCGCGACGACTGA
- a CDS encoding flagellar basal body-associated FliL family protein, with protein MTADADAAEAGAPEEGAGRSKKKLLIFGVAGLVLLAAAGGGGYYFFMGGGESVAPDGTAAPDAAVEQRPAVFFDLPEMTVNLSSEGRATYLRVRISLEVSDRDMVQKIEPYLPRILDAFQVYLRELRPADLEGSSGLFRLKEELLRRINTAVYPARIEGVLFKEILVQ; from the coding sequence ATGACGGCGGATGCGGATGCAGCCGAAGCCGGCGCCCCGGAAGAGGGGGCCGGCCGGTCGAAAAAGAAGCTGCTGATCTTCGGGGTCGCAGGTCTGGTCCTGTTGGCCGCGGCCGGAGGCGGCGGTTATTACTTCTTCATGGGCGGCGGCGAGTCGGTGGCTCCCGATGGCACTGCGGCACCCGATGCTGCGGTCGAGCAGCGCCCTGCGGTGTTCTTCGACCTGCCGGAAATGACGGTGAACTTGTCGAGCGAGGGGCGTGCGACCTATCTGCGCGTTCGCATTTCGCTGGAGGTTTCCGACCGGGACATGGTGCAGAAGATCGAGCCTTACCTGCCGCGCATTCTCGATGCCTTCCAGGTCTATCTGCGCGAGCTTCGCCCGGCGGATCTCGAAGGGTCTTCCGGTTTGTTCCGACTCAAGGAAGAGTTGCTGCGACGCATCAATACGGCGGTTTATCCGGCCCGCATTGAGGGTGTGCTCTTCAAGGAAATTCTGGTCCAGTAA
- the flgF gene encoding flagellar basal-body rod protein FlgF has translation MENSLLIGLSRQTALRNQLSVVANNLANMNTTGFKSQRLLFEEYLMPVAEASSFERPDQKYSYVLDYSASSDFEAGAISLTQNTFDVAIEGEGFFVVGDPEGERYTRNGAFHLDATGQLVTADGRPVMGDGGPLVFTADDGDVTIAEDGTVSTELGVKGRLRVVRFEDPQTLERVGDNLFAGEAPLAAERVRVQQGAIEKSNVSGVVEMTRMIEVTRNYTTVSKMLSDGDELLRKAIERLGSVQA, from the coding sequence ATGGAGAATTCACTGCTCATCGGGCTGTCGCGCCAGACGGCCCTGCGCAACCAGTTGAGCGTGGTGGCCAACAACCTGGCCAACATGAACACGACGGGCTTCAAGTCCCAGCGTCTGCTCTTCGAGGAATACCTGATGCCGGTGGCCGAGGCCTCGTCCTTCGAGCGCCCCGACCAGAAGTATTCCTACGTCCTCGACTACAGCGCCTCCTCGGACTTCGAGGCCGGCGCGATCTCGCTGACGCAGAACACCTTCGATGTCGCCATCGAGGGCGAGGGCTTCTTCGTCGTCGGCGATCCCGAGGGCGAGCGCTACACCCGGAACGGTGCCTTTCACCTCGACGCGACAGGCCAGTTGGTGACGGCCGACGGACGCCCGGTCATGGGTGACGGAGGCCCTCTCGTCTTCACCGCAGACGATGGCGACGTGACCATCGCCGAGGACGGAACCGTCTCCACCGAGCTCGGCGTCAAGGGCCGCCTGCGCGTCGTCCGCTTCGAGGACCCGCAGACGCTGGAGCGTGTCGGCGACAACCTGTTCGCCGGCGAGGCGCCGCTGGCGGCCGAGCGCGTGCGGGTCCAGCAGGGCGCCATCGAGAAGTCGAACGTCTCCGGCGTCGTCGAAATGACCCGGATGATCGAAGTCACCCGCAACTACACGACCGTGTCGAAGATGCTGTCTGACGGCGACGAATTGCTGCGCAAGGCAATCGAACGCCTCGGCTCCGTCCAGGCCTGA